From Thermodesulfobacteriota bacterium, one genomic window encodes:
- a CDS encoding NAD(P) transhydrogenase subunit alpha, with the protein MEVFVPALTIFILALFVGFEVISKVPPLLHTPLMSGANAISGITLVGTLVTSGTQLTTLTTILGFVAVVMATANVVGGFLVTHRMLAMFRRKGE; encoded by the coding sequence ATGGAAGTTTTCGTGCCCGCTTTGACCATTTTTATATTGGCCCTTTTCGTGGGGTTTGAAGTGATTTCGAAGGTGCCGCCCCTATTACACACGCCGCTCATGTCCGGAGCCAACGCCATATCCGGAATTACACTGGTAGGAACGCTGGTAACTTCGGGTACACAACTGACCACCCTTACCACGATCCTCGGCTTCGTTGCCGTGGTTATGGCAACAGCTAATGTGGTTGGCGGATTCTTGGTAACCCACCGTATGCTGGCAATGTTTCGCCGAAAGGGGGAATAA
- a CDS encoding Re/Si-specific NAD(P)(+) transhydrogenase subunit alpha: MVIGVPAETYPNEQRVALIPALIPSLTKLGLEVLVEKGAGSKAGYPDTEYEKQGARISINRKELFTSADILVRVLAIGANSDAGHADAGLLHSGQVLVGLLNPLGSPETALELAKRGVTAFALELLPRISRAQSMDVLSSMATIAGYKAALIAADNLKKMFPMMITAAGTITPAKVFVLGAGVAGLQAIATSRRLGASVQAYDVRPAVKEQVESLGAKFVELGIETKESETAGGYAKAMDEEFYRKQREMLSRVIAETDVVITTAAVPGKKAPVLITQDMVQAMRLGSVIVDVAAETGGNCELTRPGEVVEHNGVRILGPLNLPSAIPYHASQMYAKNITAFIQNLVKNGNLNLNTEDQIIRDTLLTHNGEVINPQVRQLLDLPTGAVKI; encoded by the coding sequence ATGGTAATCGGAGTGCCTGCCGAGACTTACCCTAACGAGCAACGAGTGGCTTTAATCCCTGCGCTGATTCCTTCTTTAACCAAGCTTGGACTCGAGGTTTTAGTAGAGAAGGGGGCAGGAAGTAAGGCTGGTTATCCCGACACTGAATATGAAAAGCAGGGAGCCCGTATTTCGATAAACCGAAAAGAGCTATTCACCTCCGCCGATATACTCGTTCGAGTTCTCGCCATTGGTGCTAACTCAGACGCCGGTCATGCCGATGCAGGATTATTACATTCGGGTCAGGTACTGGTGGGGCTTCTCAATCCTTTGGGGTCTCCGGAAACGGCGCTGGAACTGGCTAAAAGAGGTGTTACCGCCTTCGCACTCGAGCTTCTTCCCCGAATAAGCCGGGCTCAGTCTATGGACGTATTGAGCTCTATGGCCACGATAGCCGGATACAAAGCAGCCCTGATAGCGGCAGATAATCTGAAGAAGATGTTTCCTATGATGATTACTGCTGCCGGAACCATTACCCCGGCCAAGGTTTTCGTATTGGGAGCAGGCGTGGCCGGTCTTCAAGCAATCGCCACCTCGCGCCGGCTTGGGGCATCGGTGCAGGCTTATGATGTGCGCCCGGCAGTAAAAGAGCAGGTGGAAAGCCTGGGGGCGAAGTTTGTCGAGCTAGGTATAGAAACTAAAGAGTCCGAGACTGCCGGCGGTTACGCCAAGGCCATGGATGAAGAATTCTACCGAAAACAGCGAGAGATGTTGTCTCGTGTAATAGCCGAAACCGACGTGGTAATCACCACGGCGGCGGTTCCCGGCAAGAAAGCGCCTGTTCTGATCACACAAGACATGGTTCAGGCAATGCGGCTGGGGTCGGTGATAGTCGATGTTGCCGCGGAAACAGGCGGCAACTGCGAGCTTACCAGGCCTGGAGAGGTGGTAGAGCATAATGGCGTCAGGATACTCGGCCCACTCAACCTCCCTTCTGCCATTCCCTACCATGCCAGCCAGATGTACGCTAAAAACATCACTGCCTTTATCCAGAATCTGGTAAAAAACGGCAACCTGAACCTGAATACGGAAGACCAAATAATTCGGGACACTTTATTAACGCACAACGGTGAGGTGATTAATCCCCAGGTGCGCCAGTTGCTCGACCTGCCCACAGGCGCAGTGAAAATCTGA